Genomic window (Cololabis saira isolate AMF1-May2022 chromosome 10, fColSai1.1, whole genome shotgun sequence):
GAACTGTGCCCTCAGGCATCAGTGTGGTGTTGGAGCAGCTGGACCACATATCGGAGTCGGTGACGTAGCTCCGAAGTGCAGCCCATCTCATTCAGCATGCTGAGGAGGTATGTGCACGAGACGCGCTCGTGGCTGATGAAGGTGAGCAGGTAGGAGTCGTCGGAAGACTTGCACAGGATGATTTTTGTGTGGTCGGTGTAGAAATTCACCTGTGAAAACAAAATTGAGAATGGAGAACGTGTGTGAGAGAGAAGAACGAGAGCCACAATCTAATATTACATGAAAAACTTGAGTCTACATGGTTAAAAGTCAATACTTGTTGAGCTGCGACTGCTCATACCTGTAAAGTTCCATTGTTGAAGAGCATGACAAGAGCGTGGTCAGTCTTCACCCACTGAAGCAGCAGAGGAGGCGAGCCAGACAACTGCTCTTCACAGTGCAGGTCTCCGCCCTACGGAGCACAGAATATCGTTTATTGAGGTCAGCCTTAATGAGCTTTGCAATAGTTTTCTGTCGGGATCAAGTTTAACACAGTGAATTCATTCCAACATTTAAACCGGTCAAACTAATAAAAATGCCACGTCCATACCTCCATAAGGTTCTGTTCCATGTAGTTTGCCATGAGTTCTACAATTTGTTTCTTGCCGCGAAGCTGTTCAGGTAGTGAGGTGGTCGGGAAAGTGAAGTGTTTGTTGTTGGTCAAGCAGTAGTGAACCGTCCTGTttggagggaagaagaaagcatTTATGAGTTTTGTTTGATGGACGTTGATACTTAAAAACAGTTTAGTCTGGCTCATTTATTGAGCCTAATCATTGTTCAGCAGACCTTAGTACAATAAAGATAATTCCTGTAGTACTTACTTGCGTTGGTCACAAAGAGTGAAATGAGTTCCCTCGTTGAAGAGAACACAGATGCTTTGGTTTGAGAGCTGGTAGCCAAACCCATATTTATTTGAGTAGTCAACCCATTTGGTGACCCACAGGAATGACTGAGGCCTGGATAAGCAGGGTGGGTTTCTAGTGGCTAGTgggatgaaaaataaataaaaatgattgaACAATTCAACAGCACACAATTTGCATTAATATTAAATACAGAGAAAACTGCATTCAAGTGTGTGACCAAACAAAATAATTACTCCTACATTAAACATAACTTGTTTAATCGTTGTCATGGTAATGCCAAAAGGGCTCCAATCTTACCTGAAGGCATGGTGGCCAGGCAATTGTTGAGAACCTTCATggcagcttcagcagcagctgcaggagtcAGAGCATCCTCACATGCTGGAAAGGAAATGAGCAAAATGTTGATTAGAAAAtcaggaggagagaaaaaaaaaaaaaaaaaaaaaaaaaaaaaaaagacaccctacacacacaaatataacattTTCCACAGGAAGATGTGACGCCTACGTTCAGTGCTGCTAGCCATGGTGCCTTTGAAGGAGCGCGAGATGGACTTCCTGGATTCCTCCTCAGCAGGCGTCGGCTCCAGAGGCACAGAACCGACCAGCTGACCTGTGGGAGAGGCCACCTGAGAAGCAATACAAGATATGATTAAGGCACAATCCGTGAAAATCAAAAAACACACATGACATAGTGATACAACAGAATGAGGTGTTGACAAATTTTGGGGTGTCTGTTGAGTGAACGACCTCCATTAATATCATGTATGCAAAATTTTGACAATGGTTCACTAAAGACTACAACATCTCAAACTGCCACCGCTTCCTCAGCTTTGAGTGTTTTGCAGCTTCTCACTTCTGCAAAGGAGGTGAAATTATCACCACACTTTGCTTTTGTGTGCTGTGCAGAAGCATGTCGCTTATGCTTGTAGCTTCAACTGTCATGCTGTTGTGACAAACCATGTATTCTTCCAGCACGCTGATTTCGTGCCAACAAAGAGAAAATGGCCACTTTGTGTAGAAATTAGAGAGTAGGCTACAAAAAGACACCCAGCATATGTTTATCAAGTACACCCCTCTTGCCTCAGAACAAGTTTATTGTGTGGATGAAGAAATAGTCACTtcaaagagcaaaaaaaaaaaaaaagtgcagctcCAATCGGGCTCTATAAATAGAAACTAGACCATGCTGATTAGGGATAGGCCAACTATGGAGGATCCTGCTGTTGTGGCATTTACACTCCAGTTGTGGATCATAACCATTTCAAAAGTGAGCAAATCATGTTAATGAAACCAGAAATCACAACCACATAGTTGAGAAAACTGACCAGCAAAACTAAACACTTTCCTCCAAGCCTGACTGCATAATATAGAGTCCAGCGGGTCTAAATGTACTCAACTACTACCAGCACACCAGACTCACAGTTCCAGGCGTCTGCCAAGCTGAAGGACCTCTGCAGCAATGAGGCATCTTATACAGCAGATTTCTAAAAtccattttaaaaaacaaaagattgGGCTTATAAAGAGGAGTGTAATCCACTGCAGGGTTAAACTTTATATCAAAACACTGCATGCAAAGCAATTCTGAGTCCTAATAACCTGCCGGCCATAAATATATCTACGTCAGGTTTCTCCCTCTGCCTTGAGGCCCCAGCAGAACTCCTGCATGTTGATGTTGCACGAGTGTAGGGTTAGCTCCCTATTCTTCCTATCAAGTAAACTGGATTGCAATTTTCTTGCAAGGGActaggaggggaaaaaaaagaagaaatatgtACCTCATTGATCCCCACTGTTTTGTAGCTGATCTGCCGGTTAATGGAGCATTTAACGATGCCCGACACAAGCTTGGTAATGTCCTTGTCATCTTTATCTTCACATGGAATTTTCTCCACtgcaaaaaaaccccaacacaATGAGACTCGTATCATAACCACCACAAATGACACAGGAGAGAAGTTCTTGGAAATAGTTGGGATTCTTAccctttgatttctttttgccAAAGAGGCTCTTGGCCATTTTAGTGAAGAATTTCTTGGCGGGGCTTGGAGGGTGAAGCTCCGGCACCATCACACAGCTACTGGCGGGAAGTTTGTCGGGAGTGAAACCCTGAAAGAGAAGAGGAGGCAGAGAGAAAGGTAAGGGAaagagtctttttttttcccccccaaaacACCTGAATGGCACTCAGATCTTTAGATAATTGTAAAAATGTCAAATGAATGAAAGCTTGATGCCAAAGTGGCATAAGTGTTGACGTACTTTGAAGAACTCATGGCTGAGGATTTGATCCAGACTGAGTCTGTCACTGGGATGTTCCTTTAGGATGCCCGAGATGAGCTTCTGTGCAGCCGGGGAGAGCGAAGAGGGTAGGTTGTATCGAACTtcctttatacatttatacgtCTCTTTTAAGTCGAGAGTCTCGAAAGGAGGGTTGCCGCACATCAGCGTGTACCTGTGAAGAAGAAACCAAGGCAACCATTGGTAACCTCAAAACTAAGCAATGATTTAGGctggaaaataaaaagaatttgggtaataaataaataaaaataagcaaGGACACACTTACATAACACATCCAAGAGACCAGACGTCAGACTCCGTGCCATGGCCCTGCCTGTTGAGCACTTCTGGCGCCAAGTAGTTTGGAGTCCCACAGATTGTTCTGAGAAAACAAGCGTAGGTTCAGATTAATACTTCAAAGCGCTCACAGTGGTTTCTCTTTTGCAGTAGCACGCAAGAGGTTgaagctctcttttttttccctgccacACTGATTCTTTTGGTATTCCACAGGAAGATGTCAGAGATACTGaaactctgctgcaactgttACACTCAACCGTCACTTGGAAACCGGTTTAGTTAGGTACTTACTGGGGTGTggggtgtggggggggtgggAGGAAGAATGTGGTCTGTAACTGATGTAATGGTTATACTGTAGGTCAGGTTACTTTTGTCTAAAAATAGGGTCAGGCTTTCATAGCAAGGggcggaaaaaaaaaatgctaaaaattgTATCACTGCAAACAGATTTTGTGAGTTTCTCCAACTTTGAGAGTCTTCAAAAGAAAATACTAACTTCTTTCTCTGTTCAGCCGTCTCCAGCTTAGCAGCAAGGCCAAAGTCACCGAGCCGCAGGTCCATGTTCTCATTGACAAAGAAGTTGCCTGAAAGAGACAAATGTATTTGTCTAGTTAGCGTTCCAAAGATAACGTTAACAAATTCACAGCAGATTCCTGAGATGCTTTCTGCATGCATGCGCCCCAACGTCATCACTTTAGTTTTCCCCCACATACCTAGTTTGAGATCCCTGTGCAGGATACCCCTGCTGTGCAGGTACTTGAGGCCAGATATGATCTGCTTGAGGTAATATCGCACTTCAGGCTCCGTCAGTGTGTGTCTCGCCTTCCAAATGTGCGCCAGGGACTGCAGAGACACAGCAATGAATGAACTGTCAACCCTACATCCATCAGTAGGACTGTACACTGCtgctacacaaacacacacactgctgcagcagcagagaaaTTGGACGGGGATGTGATTCAGATGAGCGCCTGCGATCAACAGTGATTTGGCAGTCACACACGGCTACGTTACCCTAGTGGGGTTTATCAGTCATTGTTTGTGTACCGACTTCACTGCAGTACAAACTTTCAAGACATCCCAAAACTCTATCACATTTTGTTGAAATGAGTTGTCTCTTAAGACTACTGATTATTTACAAACTTGTATGACAAAACTATTCACTTTTAAAGTAATAAAGACACTTCAGGGGTTAAATAAGACTATGGATGCAGTACAACTAGTCCTCGTGTGGGCCATTACAAGACAAACTGAACATAGTTACTTAAGAACTAAACATTTGTGAA
Coding sequences:
- the plk3 gene encoding serine/threonine-protein kinase PLK3, whose amino-acid sequence is MDPGCLTAAPSMNADVLQQQTSGRTRTKPEPGKPELAPVVTDAKTGRSYSKGKLLGKGGFARCYEMTDLSNNKMYAVKVIPQSRVSKPHQRDKITNEIELHRTLSHKHVVKFSHYFEDHENIYIFLELCSRKSLAHIWKARHTLTEPEVRYYLKQIISGLKYLHSRGILHRDLKLGNFFVNENMDLRLGDFGLAAKLETAEQRKKTICGTPNYLAPEVLNRQGHGTESDVWSLGCVMYTLMCGNPPFETLDLKETYKCIKEVRYNLPSSLSPAAQKLISGILKEHPSDRLSLDQILSHEFFKGFTPDKLPASSCVMVPELHPPSPAKKFFTKMAKSLFGKKKSKVEKIPCEDKDDKDITKLVSGIVKCSINRQISYKTVGINEVASPTGQLVGSVPLEPTPAEEESRKSISRSFKGTMASSTEPCEDALTPAAAAEAAMKVLNNCLATMPSATRNPPCLSRPQSFLWVTKWVDYSNKYGFGYQLSNQSICVLFNEGTHFTLCDQRKTVHYCLTNNKHFTFPTTSLPEQLRGKKQIVELMANYMEQNLMEGGDLHCEEQLSGSPPLLLQWVKTDHALVMLFNNGTLQVNFYTDHTKIILCKSSDDSYLLTFISHERVSCTYLLSMLNEMGCTSELRHRLRYVVQLLQHHTDA